A window of the Trichoderma asperellum chromosome 6, complete sequence genome harbors these coding sequences:
- a CDS encoding uncharacterized protein (EggNog:ENOG41), translated as MPNSPLFDPVTAFGGNGKNSGSDEPGFQRCVVDGPFANTNLTLGMGWPNLNDPGNRLHCFTRAFNGGEGNDENGDLIIGDMQAGAYNSKVMDTIYAFEKFSEMANMLEGLPHAQIHSVIFGDMGPATSPNEPLFFLHHGNIDRAWAKWQGRNATRLADYTGFQDRNKAIHASINDPMPILELADTEPIVKDYMDIQAGPLCYTYSSM; from the exons ATGCCTAATTCACCTCTCTTTGACCCCGTCACCGCCTTTGGTGGCAACGGCAAAAATAGCGGCAGTGATGAGCCAGGTTTCCAGCGCTGCGTGGTCGATGGTCCCTTTGCCAATACGAACCTGACGCTGGGTATGGGGTGGCCCAATTTGAACGATCCCGGCAACCGCTTACACTGTTTCACGCGCGCGTTCAACGGTGGTGAGGGCAACGATGAAAACGGCGACCTCATTATTGGCGATATGCAGGCAGGCGCTTACAACTCCAAAGTCATGGATACCATCTACGCCTTTGAGAAATTTTCCGAAATGGCCAATATGCTCGAGGGGTTGCCGCACGCACAGA TCCACAGCGTCATCTTTGGCGATATGGGCCCCGCCACCTCACCTAATGagcctctctttttcctgCACCACGGCAACATTGACCGCGCTTGGGCTAAG TGGCAGGGCCGCAACGCCACCCGGCTAGCTGATTACACAGGTTTCCAGGACCGCAACAAAGCTATTCATGCTTCAATTAACGACCCCATGCCGATCCTGGAGCTCGCTGATACCGAACCTATCGTCAAGGACTATATGGATATCCAGGCTGGCCCTCTATGCTATACCTACTCGTCCATGTAA